The DNA region GGATTAATGAGTTTAATTTGGCGTTATTAGGGAAGTGGTGCTAGAGGTTGTAGTAGGATCAGTTGAGCCTGTGGTTTAAGGAATAGGTTGTGCACTAAGGTAAGGACGGTGAAAGGTTGGGTTCTCGGTGGTGGATAGACAATTCAGGTATCAATAGAGGAGTAGGAATGGGGATAAGATGCTGGTTTCATGATAATTTTGTGAGAGTGGTTAACTATGAGAGCAACACTTTATTTCTATCTGACTAGTGCTTAGAGGACAAGCACAATATAGTTACCATATTCTTTCGAAGACATATGATGATCAATTGAAAATGTTCAAtgaatgaacacaagcatataTAATTAGTATTTGGTAAAACATGGAAACTAACTATATATAATAGAGAAACCACAGTTTCAAAATTACTCACACATGGAGAAATGGTTCTAAGTAACAATCTTTTCTCCCATCTAACCGGATGTTAAGTATGCTTCAATCTTTTTTTGCAGAATTATTTATAAATCGAATATCATTTGGATCAAAGAATCCATAAATATCAAATTTATTTAATTCTATACAAACACGGCGAATGTACCTAAATGGTCAAACAAATTTCAGAAAATAGGTGAGGAATTAGTTATATACAAAACGATGAATGTACCATAATGAGATGTTCAATTATATATACTTATGTGCACCAAACTTGTAGTAACCATATGTCTAGCCATCGATTTCCAATAACCATATCCTTTATATCTTTAGGATTGACATAGAAGCAATCTAACTCTCGATCATGTTCTAGctcaagatgaattagatttatCTTGTCAATAACGTGACATAATATTTTGGTATATGATTCTTAAGAAGGATACAGTAACTCCTTATGGATCTTATTATCGATAGAGACGGCTAAAAAACTTCCTTTTGTACTTGCACCACGTACAATAGTTCTTTCAGGAAATTgatcatcaacatcatcatcttcatgtgTACATTGTGGAACAAAGGAACCTTGATTGGCCATATCAATCAACAAGTCCTACATAACATGGTAAGATATACATTGTTAATTACCAGAGTGATTTAAATAATACATATCATATGCACAACAAATCATACTTACAATTAGGCATCTGAAGTGTAGTCTTTATTTGGTCTTTGTCGAGCCCTCTTCCACTTCTCATGTCGTGATGATGTAGATAGGTTGCGATAAAGACTCATGGAATCCTCATCTCCTAGTTGTTGTCTTTTTTAAAGCAATAATAATTTTCTCAAGTTTCCTATATCTCCCACGAAACAACCTATTGGGGTATTTGTTTTTTGCCTTGTTCAGTTGTCTTGCTTCACTTCTAACCTGTTTTAAACATATGAAAATTATTAGCTTGCATGGTTGTATCTATAAAGCATAAGCATAAAATTATCATAAAATACAATTAGTAGTGATCAGGAACTCCGTAGAATACGATACTTTCCAAACTTTTTCCAAACCATTTTGTCAAGAAAATTATAAGTTTCCTAATGTAGTCACGTGTGAACCGTGAATTAAAGCTCCTCCAACACTTACCAGCATAAGTGATCTATTTTTTCCAACTTATAATCATCGGGAAATTCAAATGTCAACTACACAGTTACATAATAAGTATgtattaataattatttaaagtAATATTAAATcgataaaaattaaaattaataccTTAATGTCTATACATATGCTCTCTTTCACCTTCCCTGATACATCTTTCCAATCATTTATCAAGATACTGACTTTGCTACGTCCAAGGAACACATCATAACTCTTAAAAAGCGAAGAATGAAGACCATTGAGTATCATATATACGACACTAAACTCAATCAGAAATTTATCACCCGACTTGTGGATTTTTGTTAATTAAGAAATCATTGTGGCACACTTTGCtttgtttttttcttttatgttttTCGTCTATAGTTTGAGACTCATTTTACGAGTTTTATTTGTATAAGTAGTTTTGTCGCTACTATATAAAGAAAAGACAATCTATCAAGACATAAAACATTCAACATAAAGACAGAAACATAAACATCAACCACAATGGCATAAACAATATAAACAACAACACCAATAACTACATaaacaacaacaccaacaacaatGCATGTATTTATGTATATTGTCATAAGGTAAAATACATAAGCATGTATACTATtgatcaacatcaacaacataaACATAAACACACAAACATGTATACTATTTCAAAATAGTGTATTGAAAAAATTAAAACCTCAAGTAAATTAAAGATAAAACATGACTATTTATCTGTATCTCTGCCATTTATATACACACAAAATGATATATTAATATCGCTCCACATATGATAAGAATAAAGGACTAAAATATGAACCATAAACTCAAGATACAAACCAGGACTAAAATATGAACCATAAACTCAACATACAAACCAAAGAGGTTTGATTGGAATGCATGAAAAGGATAAACGTAAAACATCTTAATTAAGTTACTAATATGAGTTTTTTTTAAATGACCAATATAAATCAATTAAGGGACCaaaaaaatttgaaataaatttatAAAGACATCTCTCAAGATTAAGATGTGTGGTTAAGTCTAACTCAACCTTACAAAATTGTTTAGTAAGGTAAAGATTATCTCCATTTATAAATACATGTTTATGTCATAGATTCTTTGATGCCTAATAAATTTTTAACGAAACTCTAATACCATATTAGAAATGTGTGGTTAGGCataactcaaccctacaaaaccggctAATAGGATAAAGATGACTTCCACTTATACACACATGTTCATGTCATAGATTATCCGATATGAGATTCTTAACATTCTGACACAAGAGAAATTGTAAAGATAAATTACGGTCTGGttgttttaattttttaaaatgatttttattgttatttttctttaaaaataaattacaaagattttttttaaaaattaaataaaaatttaatttaaatatttattttaaatgtTACTACGGGTATTTCATTCTTTTACTATAATCGTTTGAGATATcgaaattttaaaaaattatttaaattttaagttattttgaataatttttaataaaaatcatttaaaaaatttataattttaattataCTTTAATctttaataatatatatttatattatttggTGTTAAAACTAGcattttaatttataaaaaataaatttaataaaacAAACCAATCCTAAATTTTATacaaaaacaaaattaatttGGTGTCAAATTTATGTATTCAAGTTACTATTTATATCCATATATTAAATTGGATAGTTTTTTAATGTTAttagaaaaaaaatatatatatttttgatcttcctaaatattttaaattttacttttaatcattcaaaatatttttttttagaGAATGGTCCTTCTTAAATTTTTCATCCATATTTTTGTCCTTAATACTAAAACCGTCGTTAAAATTATCGCAAATTCAATTACTAAATAATAAACTATCGCTAAAATCGTCGATAATTGAGTCGCTAAGTTATAAAAATCATCACTAAATTATAGGATGGTCGAAAGTATGAATGATTTGTTTTTGAATGATCATTctttaaagaaaatattttgatGAATTAAAAACGAAATTTGAAATATTTAGAAGGACGACAAATATATTTAATCTTAGAAAAAATCAAAATCTTACTACGATAAAGATATCAATCGAAATGTATTTataaaaaaatgatatttttcagctaacaattttaaaaaataaagttgatctaatataaaaaaaaatcctAATAAAATCTAAATATGTCAAAATCATGTTCAATTATACATCTctaaaatcaattttttttaaagtGGATTTTGAAAAAGCGTATGATTGAATTGACTAGAATTACCTGAATACGATAATGCGAAAAATGAATTTTTCGAATTTGTGGTGAAGATGGATTATGGAATGTGTAACAACAGCAACAACTTCGATGTTAGTTAATGGAAGCCCAATCGATGAATTTGTTCTAAAAAGAGGGCTTCGACAAGGTGATCCTCTTTCTTCTTTTCTCTTTCTGATAGCCGCTAAAGGTCTAAATATTATGCTAAGTTCTACTATTGAAGTAGGGTTGTTCTCGAATTATAAAATGAGAAGGGAAGAGGTAGTTAATATCAGTCATTTGCAGTTTATTGATGATACTTTAATTTTATGTGAGAAAAATAAGACTAATATTAGAGCACTAAAAGCCATTCTTGCACTCTTTAAGGTAATTTTGGGTTAAAAGGCTAATTTTAATAAAGGCTTGCTATTTGGAGTAAATGTATATGAGTCTTAGTTGGTGGTGGCTTCAAAGGTGTTGAATTGTAAGATTTGATTTATTCCTTTTTGTATATGGGTATACCGATTGGTAGTGACCCTAGTCAGGTTGTTTTCTGGAAATCGTTGCTCGATCAGGTAAAAAAAGATTATCGGGGTGGAAGAATAAAAAATTATCTATGGGTGTCGCTTGGTTCTCCTTTATTTTTTCATGTCCTCGCTCCAGGTCAAATTTCCTTCCTTCTTCTTCGCTCTCACATGTATCATTTCCACTTTTTTTAATCtatttttaattggttttttTGAATGGGGGGTTGAGGTTACTTGGAAAATTTATTGGATTAAATGGAAAAATATGTGTCCTGAAAAGGAGAAAGAAGGTTTGGGAGTTATGAGGATTAATGAGTTTAATTTGGCGTTATTAGGGAAGTGGTGCTGGAGGTTGCAGTAGGATCAGTTGAGCCTGTGGTTTAAGGAATTGGTTGTGCATTAAGGTGAGGACGGTGAAAGGTTGGGTTCTCGGTGGTGGAGAGACAATTCAGGTATCAATAGAGGAGTAGGAATGAGGATAAGATGTTGGTTTCATGATAATCTTATGAGGGTGGTTAACTATGAGAGCAACACTTTATTTCGGTCTTACTAATGCTTTGAGGACAAGTACAATATAGTTACCATATTCTTTCGAAGACATATGATGTTCAATTGAAAATGTTCAATGAATGAACACAAACATATATAATTAGTATTTGGTCAAACATGGAAACTAACTATATATAATAGAGAAACCACAATTTTAAAATTACTCACACATGGAGAAATAGTGCTAAGTAACAATCTTTTCTCCCATCTAACCAGAAGTTAAGTATGCTTCAATCTTTTTTTGCAGAATTATTTATAAATCGAATATCATTTGGATCCAAGAATCCATAAATATCAGATTTATTTAATTCTATACAAACACGGTGAATATATCTAAATGGTCAAACAAATTTCAGAAAACAGGTGAGGAATTAGTTATATACAAAACGATGAATGTAGCAAAATGAGATATTCAATTATATATACTTATGCGCACTAAACTTGTAATAACCATATGTCTAGCCACCGATTTCCAATAACCATATCCTTTATATCTTTAGGATCGACATATAAACAATCTAACTTTCGATCATGTTCTAGTTCAAGATGAATTAGATCTATCTTGTCAATAACGTGACATAACATTTTGGTATATGATTCTTCCGAAGGATCCAATAACTCCTTATGGATCTTATTATCGGTAGAGACGGCTAAAAAACTTCCTTTTGTACTTGCACCACGTATAATAGTTATTTCAGGAAATTGATTatcaacatcatcatcttcatgtgTACATTGTGGAACAAAGGAACCTTGACTGGCCATATCAATCAACAAGTCTTACATAACATGGTAAGATATACATTGTTAATTATCAAAGTGATTTAAATAATACATATCATATGCACAACAAATCATATTTACAATTAGGCATCTGAAGTGTAGTCTCTATTTGGTCTTTGTCGAGCCCTCTTTCACTTCTCATATCGTGATGATGTAGATAGGTTGCGATAAAGACTCATGGAATCCTCATCTCCTAGTTGTTGTCTTTCTTAAAGCATTAATTTTTTCTCAAGTTTCCTATATCTCCCACGAAACAACCTATTGGGGTATTTGTTTTTTGCCTTGTTCAGTTGTCTTGCTTCACTTTTAACCTGTTTTAAACATATGAAAAATATTAGCTTGCATGGTTGTATCTATAAAGCATAAGCataaaattataataaaatacAATTAGTAGTGATCAGGAACTTCGTAGAATACGAGACTTTCGAAACTTTTTCCTAACCATTTTATCAAGAAAATTATAAGTTTCCTAATGTAGTCACGTGTGAATCGTGAATTAAAGCTCCAACAACACTTACCAGCATAAGTGATCTATTTTTTCCAACTTATAATCATCGGGAAATTCAAATGTCAACTACACAGTTACATAATAAGTATGTATTAGTAATTATTTAAAGTAATATCAAATcgataaaaattaaaattaataccTTAATGTCTATCCACATGCTCTCTTTCACCTTCCCTGGTACATCTTTCCAATCATTTATCAAGATACTGACTTTGCTACGTCCAAGAAACGCATCATAACTCCTAAAAAGCGAAGAATGAATACCATTAAGTATCATATATACGACACCAAACTCAATCAGAAATTTATCACCTGACTTGTGGACTTTTGTTAATTAAGAAATCATTGTGGCACCACTTTGctttgtttttttcttttctatttttcgTCTATAGTTTGAGACTCATTTTACGAGTTTTATTTGTATAAGTAGTTTTGTCGCTACTATATGAAGAAATGGAAATCTATCAAGACATAAAACATTCAACATCAAGACAGAAATATAAACATCAGCCACAATGACATAAACAATATAAACAACAACACCAATAACtacataaacaacaacaacaacaatgcaTGTATTTATATATATTATCATAAGGTAAAATACACAAGCATCTATACTATTGATCAACATAAACAACATAAACATAAACACACAAGCATGTATACTATTTCAACATATATATAAAGTCTACTCATAAAGTCTATGTATACTATCATAAGGTAAAACACACAAGCATGTATACTATTCATCCACATCAACATCAATAACATAAACACACAAGCGTATATACTATTTCAGCATATATAGAAAGCCTACTCATAAAGTATATGTATATTGTTATAAGGTAAAACATACAAGCATGTATACTAGAGTTGGATTTGGTGCCTTCTGTTCCATGAGGATGGGGAGAAGGTAGAGTTTCTTTGTGTACCGCAAGTGCCCTTGCTAGAGTTGGATATGAAACTGGTATAGGATGACCTCGTGAAGTTATCTCACACATAGTGCTTTTCCTGAAAGGGTTGAACTGTCATAAAATTGCTTACAACACTTGTAGACCAGGTAACAACCCCGATGCAACTATCAAAGACAGAGGTAGAGGTTTATTAGCAAGTTTGACTAGGACATGCGATTCATTAGGTTGGAAAATGGGAGAGGTTCCTCGAATGATTCTCTAAGGAATCACCATTGATTCAGTTGAATTTGATGGCGAAGTTACCAATACTAGATCATCCAATCTTGGAAGAGGATGAGGAAGATGGGGATTCCTGCTTTCTTCTGCTGTTGCGACGACAGTGGCCTTGGCAGATATAATGGACTTGGAATCGACCATAATAAGAGTTGATGAATATTAGATTTCATGCGAGGAGATCAATATCTCGACGAGCGGATATCTGAGATTAAAATCCTCGATGTAAGAAGGAAGGTTTCTTGCTGAAGTTTGTAGAAATCAAAAATTGATTCCCACATATGGCATCATTATTCCACAATGGAACTAGTAATGTGAAATGGACTGATGATTAGACTTCTGATGCGTTGTGCTGAGCTTTCAAGTGTGGGAGGTGTACCTGTAAGATTATCACTCCAATGTCTAAGTCAAAAAGAGAATGAGAAGTATTGGATAATGAAAATGAATTTGAATCAACTATATATCCATTAAAATAATATACATCAAACTTTCTAATGTAtcattttctttaaaaaaaattaaactaacaAAAGAGGATATTTGTTATTAATAAATACTAACAAAATTGAAACTACCTCTTTTTGCCACCTTATTCATTTTCCACTTTTTACTTTTAACTTTCtcacaattttttttcttttctttattcaaatttcaaatttctcctGCATTTCTTTTTCTCACACTTTCTCACTTTCATTTTTAATTTTCtctcttcattttctttttcctattttatttttttaagaaaataaaataaaatttgaacCTCATTTTAATTTAATGAAGAAGAACACaaaaaaatattgaatttttaaaatacaaaatttatctaaaataaaaatataattattttataattattatatatatatatatatatatatatatatatatatatatatatatatatatataatattcATAATTTGTATTATTATTTTTCGTTTTATAATTAAGTAATTCATTTAAAGTTGACATGTgtatttaaataaattttatacGGTATCAAATTGGTTAACACTCAATAACAAAGCACACAATTAACTTTCTATTTCACAGGTTACTATCAACAcaatatctattttattttaattaacaattGTCTTTATTTGAGAgacaaattttttatttttaaatgtgaattttttttctttctccaTCTCATGGGTCTTTTTTTTATATGATTATTTAATACAATTGAGTTTATATGATCATTGTTCATTTTACAATTAAGTAAAACATTATAAATTGACATGTATATCTAAAAACATTTTATATTGTATCAAAATGAATAATACTCAATAATGACGCACACCACTAACTTTTCAGGTCACTGATTACTATTAGGacaatatttattttattttaaccAACAATTGTCTTTAATTAAGAGATGAATTCTTTATTTTCAAAtgtaaattttttatttttttctccaaattcgttttttcattttaaatttaCACGTGTACTAAATATATTTTATACCATATTAAATAAATTTACTCGTGCAGACGCACTAGTATCTTGCTAGTTACTTGTAAAATAACGTCTCCTCTCTTTATATAGCAAAGACAGTTATAACCGCTTCACGTAGAATGCGACGTATCACTATAGAGATTGTCTGATTGATTTGAACGATGTATAATGAACTAAAGGCTAGAATAGGCATGACAACGGGGCGGGTCGGGGAAAGTTTTTACCTTCCCCAAACCCGAATCCCCAAACAACCTCAGTTCCCCACCCCAAACTCAAACGTGGATGCAGAATCAAAACCCAAACtcgtcccaaacgggttcgggtatccccgcccccgccaccattcatttagtgaaatgattttttttaatacaaatagttattttttccaaaataaagttacaataaaaataataaaataaaataatataaaataatttcatacatacatttcaaatattttaaataataaattcaaattaaaatatcaaaatattgactacatatttaatattctaaattatcaaaaataaataataatgtatATAATGAAATAAACGGGTCAGGTTCGGGGACGGATTCagggtgggtactagtgtccccattatCCGACTTGTCCCCATATTTTAAAATCGGACAAAACTCAAACTCAATCAAAACGGGTTTTCCCCCATCAACTTTGGGGTGGATACGGGTGGATACCCGCGGGTACGGGTATTGTTGTCATGTCTACGTTAGAATCATCTGAGCTTTGTGGATGACCCATAATAAATATTAATGTCGAACATGAACACATATCAAatactaatatatatatatatatatatatatatatatatatatatatatatatatatatatatatatatatatatatatatatatatatatatatatataatatatatatatatatatatatatatatatatatatatatatatatatatgaagtGTAGCTACTATTAacaaaacttgtaaataaacaACTCACCTTGGAGATACTCAAGGATATTGCTATGCAAATGGTAAACATAAGCTACTAAACTACCCTTTCCAATTTCCAACATCCAAATGAGCAACAAAGTCACTCTTCTTTTGTTTTTCTCCAAACAGTTTACTTCATTTTCAATTTTTCAACTGTACTACAACACACTTAAATTATTTTACCCTTCCTTCAAAGGTAGGTAGTACAAACTCAAGATTAAAATAATaacaaatatttaaaaaaaataatcccaaaaagcaaaagcaaaagaTGAAAAAAATTTCAACCCCTGTTGTTTTTCTGTTTTTATCGTTTTCCTCAAAATAGAGGACAAACAGAGGGTCCTATTATCCAAATTCCAAAGTTCTCTTTTTTTTCACCTTTCACTCCAACCCATATcctctctctctttctctctctctctctctctctgaacAAGCTTTAATAGTGGTAAATCTCAACCTGTTTTTGAACAATATCATAGTACTTTATTGCAACAAGTGTTGTTCTGTTTTTATTTACAAAACAGAGTTGTTCTGTTCTGTTTTGTTCACAAGAAGAAGAGGATGTTGTTGTAGTGTTATTAATTGTTGTGATTGAGCTCAAAGGTGAATTATTATGGTAAGAGaagaagggtaaaagtggaaaagagaaaaagagaaaaggaacAGTGATGGTAATGGTACTAGGAACAGAGAAGCATGTTGTTGATAATGGATGGAGTCCAATAGGGGCCCCACTAAATGTACAGAGAGATgatcaacaacaacaacattggactaacaacaacaataatagtTTCGATAGTTCGGTTAATGCTGTCTCTTTTGGTTTTGTTGCTACTGCAATTCTTATTTCCATGTTCTTACTCATGGCTATTTTTGAGAGGTTTCTTGCACCTTCTTCACAAGCTTTGTTTCCTAACCGTCGCCGGAGCCGTCGTGCCGTTGAGTCTCCGATGAGGAAACTCAGCCACCCATCACCGAAagtgagttttttttttttaaaatattatcTTTTTGTGTTTTCATTGTTGTAATGCCAGTTTCCTAAATATTCATGGTTATTTATTTTTCTGACAAAAATGTTTTGATGTTTCTAGGTTGCTTTTATTTCTCACTCTCATTAAATGTTTTTTTTGCCATGTTTTGGTCTGTGTTGTGTTTTTTCATGAATTCCTCTTCCATGTTTAGTTCAGAAACTTTCACTGTTCTTCATTCATTACAGTTATATCTTGTTTCTTGATTTTTTTCCCTTCTTTTTTGATGTTTCATAAGGTATTTTTCATGTTGGCCTAACAATTAAGGTTGTTGTATGTTCTTTCATTCTTAAATTTCCCAAACTTTCATATGTTTTAGATGTTCTTCATTTTGTCATGATTATGTTCATGATTATTCCACAATTCCCAACTGGTTGGTGAAAGAGGTTAAAAACCTTGTCAATTGTCAAATCTTAATTTAGTATGCGACCAACTTTTTAAAATGTTTATGGTTATAATGAGCTTAAAATATCTATCTATCATAAATAACCCCACCAAAAATTTCACATACATTTACATTTACATTTAGCACCAGAGAGGCTCATATTTGCCATGATTAAATTGCACTAAAATATCGAATCATAAAAAATTGTGTCGCCTATACTATGGTTAATTAGAGTTTAATATTTATTGTCACCATTGAATTGTGGCCCTTTGTAGTCAAGATCAAATGCAGGATGTAAAATCATAAGATCCTATGCGTCAAAGGTGCTTGAAAGTGCTACAATTAAAAAAAGATCGTTTTTGTTGCTATTGTGTTCAAAATCGAGCTTTTTAAAGTAAGAtcataaaaaaaacatatttGACTTTTTTTGGACTTGAATTATAATTTCCATATTTGTGTATGTGTGAGTAAATATTCTGAAATTATTATTTTTTCCTTTGCTAAGATCTTACGTGTTGTGTTAATGATCAGAGTTTTACGATCTTTAACAAACCGATCGATCCTATTTAAGATCTTGTGCTCCTAAAAACATAGAATGTTTAAATACTAGTACTATATGATTGAACAATGCTGTCTTCTGATTTTTATGTAGAGATCACATGGTCCTCTATAAAAATTTTCTGCTAAAACTTTGGTCCCTAAGCTTATGTCTTTGTATGGTACTTAATCATCTATTTGTGTGAGTTTTTAGACCCACACATTGTCCTTCATGTTCATGTGCTACCTTACATCACCACAAATCTCATAAGATACCGTACATGAACATGAACGTTTTAATCTTATTATATACTCTTTCTTATCCTATTTTCATGGCTATTGTTTATTTATTAGTTGCATTATTGTATTGTATGATGAGCTAGTACCATGCAACAATTGTGATGTCTACACTGTGCTATTTCTTTGGAGGAACACATTAGGCCCACCCACTTATTCAATCTAGAGGACACTATTTGATTGGGACATTGTCTTTTGAATTGTTTCACTCAACTTTAACAAATTTAGTAATGATTCTCTTCTAGTATTAGAAATGGTTCAATGATTCTTTGAATGCTAATCCTACTAATCAAATTATATAGAATTTAATAATTTAGATGTTTGGCATTTTTGTAACATTAATGGAATTGAGAATATGTTTTTGGATTTGGCCTTCATTATGTGATTCTTATtttgttttagttttttttatCAAGTAGTTTAGTGGGCGAATTTCACCATTTATAGGTGGGGAAAAAAATATCGTAGGTTCGAATCTGCGCCAGGATATCTCTTGCTTATGAGTTGTATATAATTGTTTGTCATTATTTTGAGAAGGTAGTGATTTCAAGCTTATATCATCTTCAAAATGTACAACAAATATTTTCAATGATTTGATACATGCTTTATATATGCTAATATGTTTAAAATTTAAAGGAAACTTTTGTGCTTTTATTACTTTATATTATGTGGATTCATATCTTATTTTTATGTTTAAATTATATGTAGGTGGAGTGAACATATTTAATGTCCTTTATATAAATACTATATAGTATATATCTACATTAAAAGTCAAATATTTGATTTGATGTTAGATGATGTTGGTGCCTTGTCTAACATGACTAGACTTAAAGAAAAGAGAGATTGAAAATGTTGGATTATATTATATGAATATGATGTTTCTATTTTTCATTTCTTTGATATAGTAATATTCACAAGTGAGATCCACTTGGAAAAGATTCCTTATACCTACTATTGAATCTTTTATTTTAAACTTTAATTTAATTACTTTCATGTCCTTTCTTATATTGGTCTACAATATCAAATAACTTTCATTTCAGAACAACTAGATGGAGTACCAGAATTTGATTGATCTTTTTATGCAGATGAGTATTTTTACTAGCTGGGTTTCAGTTCTAATGCCCGGAGATGAGATTCCTACTTTCATTGCTCATCCTGCGCCGATACCGTGTCGCCCGGAACGAATTTCATGGCCttctcatcatcatcatcatacaGCATTGTCTTGTTCCACTTCTAGTGTTATGCCTAATATGAATCAAGTATGAATGAGAAGAATTGAACTGAATTGAACATGACAATGTTGTGCAATCTGCATATTGAATGAAAGGGTTGATGAATATTAATTTATGTGTAACATTCATCAAATTTTATCCATGAGTTTATGAGTTTTCTTTAAAGCTTATGTTATCATGATTGTATATAAGATTTAGTTTAGGTGTTTCTCAATGGACGAACAAGTGTTGTTCTCTTCATTAGTATGTAGACTTTCTCTTAGTATTTTGTTATCTTCTTGTTATTTCATtttctaaaaataaaaaatcattaaaaaagAGATTAACTTTGTAATTAAATTATAAGATAATTCAAGAGCAC from Lathyrus oleraceus cultivar Zhongwan6 chromosome 1, CAAS_Psat_ZW6_1.0, whole genome shotgun sequence includes:
- the LOC127082555 gene encoding uncharacterized protein LOC127082555, with translation MVMVLGTEKHVVDNGWSPIGAPLNVQRDDQQQQHWTNNNNNSFDSSVNAVSFGFVATAILISMFLLMAIFERFLAPSSQALFPNRRRSRRAVESPMRKLSHPSPKMSIFTSWVSVLMPGDEIPTFIAHPAPIPCRPERISWPSHHHHHTALSCSTSSVMPNMNQV